The Onychostoma macrolepis isolate SWU-2019 chromosome 18, ASM1243209v1, whole genome shotgun sequence genome includes the window aattttcattatttcatttttcgttattttacattttttcgtTATATTTAAGAATTAAGACTTTTGTGTTTgcgtaaatatatatatatatatatgcatgtgagTGTATTTcttacatatttcaaaataagtattaaatattaattattaaatgtaaattaatgtacaaatacaataattaaatatttttgaatatgtatatatatatatatgtatgtgtgtatatatatatatatatatatatatatatatatattattatttttatttttatattacaattacaaatttttattttaaattggtaTGTTAAGTTACGTTTGAGGAGGACTTACTAGATCCTGGGCACCTGTATGATCCATCTCATGTTAGGGGAGTGCAACTTTTGCTTGATAAACCATTTGGACAGGTTGTCCCACTCTTCAGGGGCTCGGCCGTAAATTGAGAGACGGGGTTCTGCATGCTGATATTTACTCTCCTCAAGGTCATGAGCAACCTCCTGTGTAGAACAATAACAATTTGATTGATTCCTGCTTAAAAAATAATTGGGATGCTCTGGCAATTATAGTTTATTTTAGCTTATGTATTAGTTGCTAAATCAGCACGTGAGTTGATGAGTCTTACCTTGATGAGACGTGCAAAATATTCTCCATTGATGTAGTTATCGCTTTTGATATAGATATCTCTGAGCTCACTAGCACCTACTGGGTTGTATTTGGAATTGAATTTATCAAAGCGATGAAACGTTTGTCTGCCCTGTAACAAACAATAATGCAATTTCTTAATTACAGGTCTATTTTGCTTAAAAATGCAGACAAATTAATTCATGTGAAATACGCACCGCGTGTACATCCAATGAGTCTACTGTGAGATCATATGGGTCCATTTTCAGAGTGTCAAACACCTGTTTGAGGGTGAACTTCTTTCCGCCCTTCTCCAGCACCACCCGGTCTGCTTCCATCTTATATGTGTCCTTGATGAACTTCAGTAGATGCTTCTGGTTCATGCAGGCAGCTGCGTGAATGTGCGTATCAACCTgaatattcacaaatatgtatatttagaAAAGGAGCATTATACAGGAAGTAGTGTTAACATTAGTGtaaataccaataaataaatacctttCTGACATTGTAGAAGTCTCTGTGAGGAACGCTTTTCAGTTCCTTTAACTCGGCCATCTCATTCAGCATTTCATGTAGATGGAACTTGGACATCAGGAAGTTAAGCCTTCTGTGACAATATGTCTTCCTATAAAAGAGAAAATGTCTAAATAAtgtatttcctgtttttttgaCTATCACCTATCctgtttattatttagtaacAGGTGAATGCAGTGttatcagttttgaaaatgtactccccctcgggccatccaagatgtagatgagtttgtttctttatcagaacagatgAACGCAGTATTATAGATTATGGACTATAGCAGTTGTTTgaattttggccagaagcaatggtttaaagttaaaacgccttaatgatggatttgtttttataaacatgtagctttggcttcacaagacgttaattgatggactggagtcatgtagattattgtgtttttatcagcagttTGGACCCTCAttgtgacggcacccattcactgcagaggatccactggtcagcatgtgatgtaatgctaaatttctccaaatccgttctgatgaagaaacaaactcatctatgtcttggatggcctgagtgtgagcacattttcaaattttcatttctgggtgaactgttcctttaagttaGGGTTTGAGGTTTTGAAGTATGACATGACGAAACTCACGTTGGTCCATCTGCAATCATGGCAAGGACGTGGCTCATGTCAATAGCAAAGGTTTCCAAGTCAGGATATGGTAAGCTCCGTGGCTGATCCTGTTTTAGGGCATCTTCATTATCATAGACGTATATGATTCCATCTTTCATCCTCAGGGAGTAATTCAGATTCTGTGGAAGGTCTTCCATACTGTAAGGATCTTCACCCTCACTTGGAGCAGGGCAGATATCTGTTGCCatgaaaataaagcataaaGGCAACTTTTAGATCTGATGAATACTAATGTCATATTTATGTCCTGCCATAAATAGAAACATGACCGGTAGTTTATAGTATCAATTTCCCAAACTTATTAAACGGCCTACAGTTTTTGAGACAGAATATTAAGAATTTGTAAATTCCACTGTTATCATTATAGGTCTTTTAATAGTTAATTGTGCATTATTGCCGCATTCACTGTTGCCGACCATGACATACCTGGCAGCACCTCTTCCTCCTCACTCCATTTCTCATTATTGGCACTCCTTAGAAACTTGGCTGTTGTCCTGGGAAAGCGGTGATATGCCAGCCGAGAATATTTTTCTCTGATGAAGAGTGCTGTCAGCAGGGTTTTTGCTGCTTGCTCATAGTCCTCGACTGTTATCTGTCAGAAGTGATCATAGATGATcatatacactacagttcaaaagtttagggttggtaagattttttcaaatgtttttacattaagtctcttatgctgtaatattgaaatatattgttatttaaattagaatttaaaataacttttctattttaatattcttgaaatgtaaataattactgtgatggcaaagctgaattttcctttttgatgcttaaaaaacatttcctattattaatattgaaaacagttttgtgaaacccataataaatttttttcaggattgtttgaaGAAGTTCAGaagtcaattttgatcaagTTAATGCGTTATATATACCTCTGTAATATTAGTTAGAAGTTTAGTTTTGTGACTTATAGTCCATATATTGTTAGCTTTGATGGTATCTATCTGCTaatgtacttttaaaagtaacagaTGTGTGGACACATACAAAATAGTCTGTTCATGCTccaaaataatatgaatatccaaacagtaattattttatcatgGACACACACTCATAAGGCTTACTTTCATAAATTAGTCCACTAATCTACCACCGTATTTTCAAGGTATTTGACTTTGAAAACACACCTTAACTGTTAATGCAAATCATAACTGAACTGGTGCCACTTGCTTGTACTCTTTTTAGCCTCACCAATTCATATGTGTTTGGCTCAAATTAAATGCCCAGCCCTGTTTATTCACTTTCTTAAACTGCCCCTTatattactgtgtgtgtgtgtaaatataaatagataTATGCATTATTATATAGATCatacacattattttatatattattatataccgttatatttaatatatatatttaaagtgtatgtatatacaaaataatttgCCTCCTACCCCTGCACAGTAGTCTCCACTGATGGTGACCCTCTGGAATTCTGGGATATTGATTGTCAGGGGGCCTGTAGGTGAGGACGGGGTCAGCAGGGGTGAAATCATAGACATTGCCCATTCTGAAGTAACTGGGATTTGCAAGGAAATTGACTGGGATCGCATCAGCTTGAAACTCTGTTTCCTAAAATGGGGCATACAgcataataaatgcattttcaatATCACATTAATGCAAATTACTGATTAGTTCTGCGTCCTGTACAATATTTGAGTTTACTGACCTCTTGACTGATTCCTCTGACTTCTGCTCCTCTATCTCTTTGCGTAGCTCCCATTCCTTGGCCTGATGCAAGCCAATGGGACAGTCCTCAGGGACGGTGAACATTGACAAGGTGTTTTTATTGTCTTCTTCCTTCAGAGCCGAAGCGTACACCTTCTCAGCCAAGAGTCGCACTCTCTCATCCACCTCGTGGAGAGAGATCTTCGTGAACTGACGCGGCATTTCTGCAAGGAGTGgagttaaataaaaagataaacgCCAAGAATGTTGGTTCTTTctattattagttcatgttaatgaTCAGGTTCTAGGAACAGCTTGTATTGTACATTGTGTACATTTGTTCAAAATTTTCAGAGAATACTTTGGGTGTTACCATTTTCATCAGCTTCTCAGTCTCCAATAACAAGCCTGTATCTATTCCACAAAATCCCTTACCATGGTCAAATGAGACTAAGTGAAAGtgtactgtgtgtttgtgttatgCGAATAACCATAATGAGCGGAGTTACTAACATGTTGCCAAAACTTGACAACCGAGACTAACCGAAATTAACGACATAACACTAatagtataatttgtaaaatTTTGGATAAGAAATTAATTGCTGTATTTTGCCATATTTTAAAACCATTATTCAAGGTGGTAAAATGAACTTAATTTAAAGTGGCAATGAAatatttatgtgtatgtgtaagcCATGGCATTTTTGCAACTGCACAAATCATGGTTATAAACATGTCCTCAAGTATCTGTCCACACAGTTCAGGTTTCACTCTGCATCTTGTGCCTTGGTCTTAGTCGGGTATCTGTGAGGTTAACTAAGTCCCTGTCCTGAGGTCAGTCACTAGATTCCCAAAGTGTCAGACCAGTTGTTGTTGTGTCCTCTGGCAGCAAACTGTGCATGGCAAGCATGGCGAGCACGGCATGCACCTTTATTTACTTGGCAGGCAATCAAAAGTTGTTTGAGGATAATCATGAGAAATCCTGTTTGTGCTCTAAGTGAGGAAGATCATCAAGAGCGTGTCAAATATTGTATCATTGTTCTTTCATATATCACAAGTATTGAACGAGCAACACTGTGAAGCAGAAGTTTATGCAGCACATTTACAACGTGTAACTTTGTGGTTAGGTTTTAAATGCAACACTGTCAGAAAAGGCACGCAAAAGGCAAGAAAATGTCGTACAGGGGTTTTCACGCATGCATCTGGGTtgtcaaagttaaaatgataacataagatataaattaaatattttatgcaatatttttaACAGTTGCTTAAAAATATTATGGTTTCATTCTGATTTCAAAATAtggaaataactaaataaataatatttaacacaATAATTGCTATTCAATTGATAGCCTTAGTTGTAAAcagtaacaaaataatatttaaaaaaattagaataaatctgtttttgttttttttttacagatttataTAGCGAGTAAAAACAACATGTTGTCTTAGTAATATGACGCAtaatattttcctcacacaatataaattttttttttaaattaaattatatatctaccattttattttatgaaaggGATCATCATATTTTGGTCATCAAAAAGTATGAAAACCCCTGTCATGTGAGAGGCTTTAATATtggataaattatatatttaaattatttttaggcattgtctgctgctttttttttctttgacttACATGCTCTGTATCACAAGTAAGAAGAGAGTGACAGTTACTCTCACCAGACAAACCACACTTCCTCCATTCACACACAGACTCCCTGTGCTATCAGTCATAACCTCATTTACATCCTGTCCAGTAGATTGTAGTTTCATATCAGTTCCCACGTCTTGGCCACCTTTCTATTTCCCACATTACATCAGAGATTACGTCTGCTTAAAGGAGACTCTATGCTTATAAAGCACAGGAATGTAGGTCAGGTCCATCCCTATAATCAGTTTTTAATGGCAGATGGGGTTATGAAGTCAAATGCAAGTTTGTTGACTTCCACCTGTGTTGACATGTAACTGGATATTGCACTGTCAACAGTCTGTAAGCCTTCGATATAGAAGCGTGACAAGCCTGTATGATAGATGATTCCAAGCTACTCCCAGCCCTGCCCATCTAGGAAACCATACCAGACATCACTTTCACCGCACTTTTAGAACAGCTAAGCCATACGCATGGAAGTAAACCCCTCTTAACATATCTCAGTAAAAATCAATCCGagtgagagaaaaagagagaacatATCTTACTgtaaaaatcaaatatattacgtagataatattttatcatatatatattattttatctatatatagagagagagtaGGTGAGCATGTCTTACAGTAAAAATCATATATATTACTTATTACTTATATATCAATCAGAATAGAGTAGATTAAAAatcaactatatatatatatatatatatatatatatataaaataaatctaatattattaatataaaaatatattatatgacaaataaaattatatacaatattaaaatgttaatattaaataataatatattaaaattaaaaatatatatcatagtAAACAATTCTTTCGACAATCACTCATTATTTTTCAACCCACATTTAACCCATTGAAAATACCCATTCTGTCAGAAGAATTGTGCTATTGTTGAGCTATTGTTTAACATGTGCAACCAACACGTCACCTTTCTATTGAAGAAAAGCTTGCCACAGTTACTTCCGTTTGACCCTTCCAATGtccaatcttttgaatgttCCTGACCCCTATTATTCTGCTTGAGCAACCCTTTTGCACCAAATGCTGCAATATACACTTTCTCTTACCTTCAGCACTTATTTTTGCCATGGTTTTACTGGATCTCTGTGTTTGGACTCTCTATTTTCCTGCTACTTTCTAACTGCGGTCTTCACTTCTAGGTCTTCAGACATCTCCAGTCTTGAGTATCCCGCTCCCCCCTATTTAAAGCATCTGACAGCATTGTGTCAGCAGAGAGCTTGGCTGCACGTCACAACAAGCTGCGAGCTGAACCTGAGACTCTTCTAAATGCTGGCAGGTTCTGGAGCTTGCAAGCTGTCAGGGTAATTTCCCAGCCGCTATGTTTTTATAAGGGAATAACATTGTCTTGGCCCTGGCTCACTCATGTTCCAGAAACATTACTCAACCTTTAAAGGAAGGCTGCATATGCAATGGCTTAACATGCAATATACACTGCATGGCACTAAGAGCCATGTTTACAATCCCAAGCTCAACCTTAGCAGCTTGTCATGCATGACAGCTGAACCTGATTTTAAACCAACCCACGCCAACTATGCCCTACCCTGCACAGGTAACCAGAATCACAGGTTACTCATTTTTCAAGTCAACACAACTCATACACCACCGGTATACTGTAAGTGCAGTATTATTAGCAAGCTTCTGGAAAGCACAAGCTGACACGCACACAACCCAGAGGAATACTCTGTTCCAAACAGCATCCCGTAACGTCATAATCAGTATTCATACAGCACCGTGACTGAAGTTACACTCACCTGGTTTTGCTAGACCTTGAAATGAGCATGGAAGAACACAAGGCTTAAAgtaaaagaacaaaacattctCAAAACACACCAATTCGGAGAAACTCCAGTGAGAGCATTTATTTACCTGCGCTTTGAGAAGGTCAGGCTACCACAGAGTTGTCTCGGAGAGAGTATAGAGGGTGACAGACAGAATAGCTCTTTTTATTTGTGCCTATTAACACCGTATCTCCTCCGACCTTTCCTCATTTGTAGGGAAACAATTGGGAGAAGCTGAACTCCGCCCTGCAGCGCAGCGCTGACTCCATACCTGCCCATCCTACTGAGCCTATGCCCCCTCCCCTTACCTCACATTTCTCTTTGTCTGAAGGATTAACTTACTTTCTTTACTACCTCAAAGACGATAGAGGCTTGCTTTCATTTTAACATACAAGTCCAGCCCACTTATTGTCATACATTCGCAGTATGCTTCttgcaaaccattaaattacAGTCAAGCCATATTGAAAAGCAAATAATTAACTTACTCAAATTTTATGCATGTCATTAGTGTAATTAAACTTCATTTAAAGCTATTTAACAGTTAAAGTCATTGAGGCTTGCACAAGTCATCGACACTTGGCACGAGGGAAGTGCTTCATTGCAAATAGGTTATTTATAGAAACTCTTTTGATAGAGCACTTTATGACATGCTTGCAAAGAATGTTACGGACACCTTGTCATGCTATGCTTTTAACTACTTTGACCGAGTGACAACCCCAGACAATATGTCTGCAGGCCACCTTTTTAGGAGTTTGTTCCAGTGGACCTGCACACTGGTCTTTTACAAAGACAAAAGTGGCATATTTTTAAGGTAACATGTAGTGTTCATATACAATATTATCATATACTATGCCAAACTTACCCCTCCCTAAGCTGGGCGTTGATTGTTGCTTGGGTAGAGGAGTTCCTTTTCTGCTCATTTTGCGCAACGTAGTAGATGCAGCACAATCTATGAAACTTCCACCTGAGAGACAGAGGCAAATGCCATGttcttaaaatgcattgcaGGAATATTCTTGAAAGACTCCACAGTAAAAACACCACGATGAATGTATGTGTTGTTATTTTATAAGAATGCTACATTAAAACGGGCTGTTTACCTCTCAGTGAGTTGATGACAGAAACAGGAAAAGGAAATTCGTAAGTACTAACAATCAGACACTATTACTGTAACGTCAGATACAAAAGCAAAACACATAAGGAAATTGCTATTTCCTAGTGTGTTAACTGAATATCCTGAGCACttcttttacagcattttactgGTTTAAAACAGCTCCCGTTAAATGCTAGAATGTTGTTAGTTGTCAACTTACCTTATCTACAAGAACACAGTTCAGCAGTTCTGAATAAGGAAATGCCTGAACATTCAAAACATGCCACCACCCCTGATAAAACTGTACCCTCTTTAATCCTTCAGTTTTAAAGGTCAATCCATTTTACAATAGGAGATATGTAAACAATgtaagaaagagaaaaaatatgTGGATTAAGACTCAAGAAAAGTAGTGTGGAATGAGGCAAGATCCCACAACAGGTTCAGACCTGCAGCACATGCTTGAAAAGAGGCCACAGGTTACAGCACTTATGTGGTAACCAAACAGCCAAGGGGTTAGTAAACtttgttttaaagattttaacCACTCACCTTACGGGTGCAGAGTAGACCTCTGTTATTTTTCTCCCTACAGTCTTGctgtctctctccctctgtgTGCGACTGTCACCTGAGACACTCTGTGCTTTGTAGTGCAACACTCACTGGGTGTGAAGATATGCCTCAAGGCTCTGACAAGCTACATCTGCAATTGAAAAATGTCACAGCACTTAACCCTTTCAGTGCTGGTGGtagtaactgtttttatgagGCTTGAATCTTTTCTGGTGGGGTTTTCTGGGTATTTAAACTTTTTCTGAaacttttattgtgttttgcaTATTTTCTCAGTGCGTTTAAGGAGACTTTGGATGTTCTGTTGTTATATAGCCTAATCCTACCATATGTTTgcagatgaaaacaaaaatgagtgCACAGAGGTCATATTTTGGTCATATTACTCACTGTGTACACATAAACCTGTCATTCTGTTCATCTGAGCAGAATACTGGCACTGAGATGAACTAGAATGGGAACTGATGCTACCTTTCAGGTATAACTTATTTGTGttgcttttaaattttttatccATATCAAAATACGAATAATAACATGAACTTCTACAAAACGCATCTCGAGACCAATTCAtctcattgtgagtgtacattATTTTAAGCTTAATTTTGAGAAGTACAATTCTTTTAAATGTAGCTTTTCTTTTAATTAGAAAAAATGTGGAAGTGGTCTGTTTCGCTTATAACTCATCACATGAACGATGTTTCGCAAGACTGCCTTTTTATCTGTAggttaaaggggtcctattatgctttttcactttttgaattttagtcagtgtgtagtgtgtatgtttgggcataaaacgatctacaaagttacaaatctcatagtccactccaaagggagatgtttcgttttttaaaaatcccttttcaaaaACTACAACGAATGGttcgtttggactacaaagttgttttcctgtatttgtgacatcacaaattGTAAATCCCGCCTACGGAAATTTGAATGGTTGGCGGGAGAAAGCTTGGTTGAGC containing:
- the ampd3b gene encoding AMP deaminase 3b isoform X3 is translated as MPRQFTKISLHEVDERVRLLAEKVYASALKEEDNKNTLSMFTVPEDCPIGLHQAKEWELRKEIEEQKSEESVKRKQSFKLMRSQSISLQIPVTSEWAMSMISPLLTPSSPTGPLTINIPEFQRVTISGDYCAGITVEDYEQAAKTLLTALFIREKYSRLAYHRFPRTTAKFLRSANNEKWSEEEEVLPDICPAPSEGEDPYSMEDLPQNLNYSLRMKDGIIYVYDNEDALKQDQPRSLPYPDLETFAIDMSHVLAMIADGPTKTYCHRRLNFLMSKFHLHEMLNEMAELKELKSVPHRDFYNVRKVDTHIHAAACMNQKHLLKFIKDTYKMEADRVVLEKGGKKFTLKQVFDTLKMDPYDLTVDSLDVHAGRQTFHRFDKFNSKYNPVGASELRDIYIKSDNYINGEYFARLIKEVAHDLEESKYQHAEPRLSIYGRAPEEWDNLSKWFIKQKLHSPNMRWIIQVPRIYDIFRSKKIVPNFAKMLENIFLPLFQATVNPQKHKETYVFLKHVTGFDSVDDESKHSDHIFTYKSPKPEEWTMEENPPYTYYLFHMYANIMVLNNLRKERGLNTYQFRPHCGEAGSITHLVSAFLTADNISHGLNLKKSPVLQYLYYLAQVPIAMSPLSNNSLFLEYSKNPLREFLQKGLCVSLSTDDPLQFHYTKEALMEEYAIAAQLWKLSTCDVCEIARNSVLQSGLSHQEKKHFLGENYLQDGPEGNDIRKTNVAQIRMAYRHETLCNELSFLVDAVKSQAVAENVS
- the ampd3b gene encoding AMP deaminase 3b isoform X2, coding for MAKISAEEMPRQFTKISLHEVDERVRLLAEKVYASALKEEDNKNTLSMFTVPEDCPIGLHQAKEWELRKEIEEQKSEESVKRKQSFKLMRSQSISLQIPVTSEWAMSMISPLLTPSSPTGPLTINIPEFQRVTISGDYCAGITVEDYEQAAKTLLTALFIREKYSRLAYHRFPRTTAKFLRSANNEKWSEEEEVLPDICPAPSEGEDPYSMEDLPQNLNYSLRMKDGIIYVYDNEDALKQDQPRSLPYPDLETFAIDMSHVLAMIADGPTKTYCHRRLNFLMSKFHLHEMLNEMAELKELKSVPHRDFYNVRKVDTHIHAAACMNQKHLLKFIKDTYKMEADRVVLEKGGKKFTLKQVFDTLKMDPYDLTVDSLDVHAGRQTFHRFDKFNSKYNPVGASELRDIYIKSDNYINGEYFARLIKEVAHDLEESKYQHAEPRLSIYGRAPEEWDNLSKWFIKQKLHSPNMRWIIQVPRIYDIFRSKKIVPNFAKMLENIFLPLFQATVNPQKHKETYVFLKHVTGFDSVDDESKHSDHIFTYKSPKPEEWTMEENPPYTYYLFHMYANIMVLNNLRKERGLNTYQFRPHCGEAGSITHLVSAFLTADNISHGLNLKKSPVLQYLYYLAQVPIAMSPLSNNSLFLEYSKNPLREFLQKGLCVSLSTDDPLQFHYTKEALMEEYAIAAQLWKLSTCDVCEIARNSVLQSGLSHQEKKHFLGENYLQDGPEGNDIRKTNVAQIRMAYRHETLCNELSFLVDAVKSQAVAENVS
- the ampd3b gene encoding AMP deaminase 3b isoform X1, whose amino-acid sequence is MSRKGTPLPKQQSTPSLGREMPRQFTKISLHEVDERVRLLAEKVYASALKEEDNKNTLSMFTVPEDCPIGLHQAKEWELRKEIEEQKSEESVKRKQSFKLMRSQSISLQIPVTSEWAMSMISPLLTPSSPTGPLTINIPEFQRVTISGDYCAGITVEDYEQAAKTLLTALFIREKYSRLAYHRFPRTTAKFLRSANNEKWSEEEEVLPDICPAPSEGEDPYSMEDLPQNLNYSLRMKDGIIYVYDNEDALKQDQPRSLPYPDLETFAIDMSHVLAMIADGPTKTYCHRRLNFLMSKFHLHEMLNEMAELKELKSVPHRDFYNVRKVDTHIHAAACMNQKHLLKFIKDTYKMEADRVVLEKGGKKFTLKQVFDTLKMDPYDLTVDSLDVHAGRQTFHRFDKFNSKYNPVGASELRDIYIKSDNYINGEYFARLIKEVAHDLEESKYQHAEPRLSIYGRAPEEWDNLSKWFIKQKLHSPNMRWIIQVPRIYDIFRSKKIVPNFAKMLENIFLPLFQATVNPQKHKETYVFLKHVTGFDSVDDESKHSDHIFTYKSPKPEEWTMEENPPYTYYLFHMYANIMVLNNLRKERGLNTYQFRPHCGEAGSITHLVSAFLTADNISHGLNLKKSPVLQYLYYLAQVPIAMSPLSNNSLFLEYSKNPLREFLQKGLCVSLSTDDPLQFHYTKEALMEEYAIAAQLWKLSTCDVCEIARNSVLQSGLSHQEKKHFLGENYLQDGPEGNDIRKTNVAQIRMAYRHETLCNELSFLVDAVKSQAVAENVS